The following DNA comes from Paracoccus methylovorus.
ATCCTCAACCGTATTCTGGAGAATCCAGCGTTCCACGACACGGCCCTTGTCATTAACGAGTTTGGATTGGTTCCGGTGGATCACGATCTGGTCCGTGAAGGGAAGGAGCAGCCGATGGTTACGACCACCGGCTGCATCTGCTGCACGGTGGGCAGCGATCTGCGCTCGTCCCTGGATGAGCTGCTCGTAGGCCGCCGCGATGGCAGCCTGCCGCCATTTTCGCGCGTCATCGTCGAGACGACGGGGCTGGCCGATCCCGCGCCGATCATCAACAGCCTGATCCCCGGCGGGGTGGTGGCCATGTCGCTACGCGATCACGCGGTGGCGCGGGCGTTTCGATTGTCGGGCGTGATCGCGGTCGTCGATGTCCAGGGCATCGGCGCGGTGCTGGACAGTCATCCCGAAAGCCTTCGCCAGATCGCCTTCGCCGATCATGTCGTTCTGACCAGGACCGATGCGGCATCGGCGGGTGATTGGCCGGAAAAGCTGAAGCGGCTCAACCCGGGCTTGCGGATTCATGATGGAGCCGATCCGTCGTTCCAACCGGCCGTGCTGCTCGAACCCGCCAGCTATTCCGCTTTCGGCAAGGGCGAGGGGGTCGAGGCCTGGCTGGCGGCGCCTGTGGCGAAGACTTCTGCGCGAGACCGCGGGCAATGCCGAAGCCGCCCGCCAGCGCCTCGACCTAATCGAGGCCCGGATGCTGATGCGGGATACGGCGCGGATCTGGGGCTTTGCGCCGCCTGCCGCGCGGACTTGCCCGCCCGTGGCCGAAAGCGCCCTCCCGCGCAGGTGAATTGCCTTGCGGCCCTTAGGACGGCCCTGAGGCAATGGTCCGGCATGCCCCTTTGTCCTGATCGCCTGTGCCCAAGGTGCTCCGGTCGCCGGCGAGAGCATCAGGCGCAGTGCCGCCGCCCGACCGCTCAGACCATCCTCGATATATCGCTGAATCCTAACCCGAAGCGCCGATGGCAATGGTGCAGACATGATCCGTCCTCCCAAATGGAAGGGAAACACGATCAGCACCGCGACGGAACCCCAAGTGATTAAGGGTTCAACAGAAAAGCTTTAGTATCTCCAAGGCCTTCCAAGCAAACTACAGGGAGCGGTAATATCAGGACAATGATCGACAAGGCGGAGTCCTCGATCAGGCTGGAGGATCGGCGTGGCCCATAGGCCGCATCCCAGCTAAGGCAGGATGAAGTCAGGGATCAACTAGTAATTCCGGACGCGGCGGATCATGGCTTTGCTCGAGAATCCTTCCGCGCCAGCCGGACCAACAGATAGCCGACCTCATCTATAGCCGCAGGGCTCAGTCGGGAACCAGGGCGACGAAGTGCATCGCTCTTGATCAATCCGCGCCGCATCAGGACGTTCTTGCGCACGGCCAGCCCGATGTCGGGCTGCTGTTCGTAGCGGATCAGCGGCAAGTGCGCATCGAACAGATCGTGAGCTGCGTCCCGCTCTCCGCAACCTGAAGGCGATGGAGATCTACAAGCATGTCGGGAAAGGCATATCCGGTCATCGAGCCATTCGCACCACGCCAATACTCGAAATCCAGAAAAGTGCCTCCATTCGCAGTCAAGATCGAGAAGGGCCGAAGCCTTGCCTCGGCCTGAAGCCGACGCAGCGCCGAAATCTTGTCAAGGCCCGGCCAATCCTCGGCCTTGAGCATCACGCAGGAGGGGTGAGCCTCCATGATCGCGGAGATGACCGGAACCGAAAGCTGGCAGGTGAGGGCGAGTGGATAGTCCTGCAGCACCCAGGGTGTGGTCGCGCCGATCGCCTTGACGGCCTGGGCGAACCATGCCAAGATCTGCTCGCCGGTGCGCAGATGATGGGCCGGCCCCACCATGACGCCCGCCGCCCCCGCATCCATCGCCTCGCGTGCCAGAAGGCGCATTCTTGCGAAGCCCGGCGCGGAGACGCCCACCACGACGGGAATATCCGTCCGCGCGACAACGCGGCGCATGACTGCGCGGCTTTCTTTGGGATCGAGCTTTGCCGCTTCGCCCAAGATGCCCAGGATAGTGACGCCCGATAGAAGTCGATCAGACGATCCAGGGAATCAAAATCGACCGAGCCGTCCTCCATGAAGGGGGTCGGCGCAATCGGATAGACCCCCATCGCCTCTGGTCCAAAAGCCATGGTCATTTGCCTTTCGAGGGGCTTTGTTGCGCAAATCGGGCGTTGGGCATAGTTTCCCTTTTGTTGGTCAGACTTATCCTGCTGGTATTGTCATGGGGGTTCCGAGAGCCGTGTAACGGTTCATGACGGCGCAGCGGATTTGGATCTCCGCGACCTGCCGATCGAAGTCCCGCGCCATGAGGCTCTGGCCCAGGCGTTTCACACAATGCATCTTTGCCTCGACGCGGCTTCGGCGGTGATACCCGCTCCATCTTCGCCAGATCGCAGGGCCGAGATATTTGACGGCCCGGAGGATTTTGTTACGGGCGCATGCGCCGGCAGTTGTCGGCTTCCACGGTCTGGCATTCTTGCGCGGCGGGATGATCGCCTCGGCCCCTCGATCCGCAATCGCATCATGGCATTTGCGGGTATCGAAAGCCCCATCACCGGTCACGGAGCCAATGTCCTCATCGGGCGGGATCTGGTTGAGCAAATCCGGTAACATCGGCGCATCACCGATATGGCTTCCGGTCGCTTCGACGGCCCGTATCTCCAGCGTTTCCTCATCGACCGCGATGTGAACCTTGCGCCAGACGCGCCGCTTGAGGCCGCCGTGCCTGCGCGCATTCCACTCCCCTTCACCCTCCGCCTTGATACCGGTGCTGTTGATCAGCAGGTGTAACGGGCCGTTGCTCCCCGATAAGGAATATCCACCGTCAGGGTCTTTTGACGGCGGCACAGTGTGCTGTAATCCGGAACCGCCCAGTCCAGCCCCGCCAGACCGAGCAGGCTTTCAACAAAGCCCGTCACCTGCCGCAACGGCATCCCAAACTGCACCTTCAGCGTCAGGCAAGCCTGAATGGCCGCATCGCTGTAAGCTTGCCGGCGACCTCGCTTACCGTTCGGAGGCGGCGACCAGATCATCTCGGGATCAAACCAGATTGTCAGCGAGCCACGGCGCTTCAGGGCACAATTATAGGACGACCAGTTCGTGGTCTTGTATTTCGTCGGGGTCCAACTGCTTATGCCCAAAGCTATCACGCTGGATCCGCAAGATAAATCCTGTCAGCCATTTGCGCAACAAAGCCGCGGAGGCGCGCAACGACAGCGTCGCGATGGAGGCCTGTCTGCAATATGCCGAGCATTACCGGCGGATCATGAACCGGATCAGGGAGAAGAGTGAGGAATGCTACCGGCAGGCCGATCAGGCGATCTGACCGCCCGTCGACCCGGTTCTTTCCGGACAAGCGAGTGCGGGTCGCGTCGACTATCACTGGGGTGATGTCTTCAAGGCCGCCGGACTCGCGACCCTGCTGGCGATCGGCACCGAGCTTGCCAGTGACGATGAGGGCCGGCTGGTCCGCGACGGCGCGCAGGACGCGATCAGCGAGGTCGGCCAGCAGATCGTCCAGCGTCAGATGCAGGTCGCGCCGACGCTGACCATCCGGCCGGGCTTCCCCGTCAGGGTGATCGTTACAAGGGATTTGGTCTTCC
Coding sequences within:
- a CDS encoding dihydrodipicolinate synthase family protein, producing the protein MGEAAKLDPKESRAVMRRVVARTDIPVVVGVSAPGFARMRLLAREAMDAGAAGVMVGPAHHLRTGEQILAWFAQAVKAIGATTPWVLQDYPLALTCQLSVPVISAIMEAHPSCVMLKAEDWPGLDKISALRRLQAEARLRPFSILTANGGTFLDFEYWRGANGSMTGYAFPDMLVDLHRLQVAESGTQLTICSMRTCR
- a CDS encoding DUF4167 domain-containing protein; its protein translation is MRNKAAEARNDSVAMEACLQYAEHYRRIMNRIREKSEECYRQADQAI
- a CDS encoding TrbI/VirB10 family protein gives rise to the protein MAIGTELASDDEGRLVRDGAQDAISEVGQQIVQRQMQVAPTLTIRPGFPVRVIVTRDLVFRREGG